In Euphorbia lathyris chromosome 10, ddEupLath1.1, whole genome shotgun sequence, a single genomic region encodes these proteins:
- the LOC136209256 gene encoding heavy metal-associated isoprenylated plant protein 27, with translation MGFIDFFSELCSCEWFHHHRKKFKLSKDLETVEIKVKMDCEGCERKVKKSVEGMKGVTSIEIAPKQQKLTVTGYLDPNKVLQRVRHRTGKRADFWPYVPYDVVPHPYAPGVYDKKAPPGYVRNVLDDPVVSPLARASSFEVKTTTAFSDDNPNACYIM, from the exons ATGGGGTTCATTGATTTCTTCTCTGAACTATGTAGCTGCGAATGGTTTCATCATCATAGGAAGAAGTTCAAACTTAGCAAGGACTTAGAG ACGGTAGAGATTAAAGTGAAGATGGATTGCGAGGGATGCGAGAGGAAAGTGAAGAAGTCAGTAGAAGGGATGAAAGGAGTAACAAGCATAGAAATAGCGCCGAAACAACAGAAGCTTACCGTAACAGGATACCTTGATCCAAACAAGGTCTTGCAACGTGTCAGGCATCGAACGGGAAAGAGGGCTGATTTCTGGCCTTATGTACCATACGATGTCGTTCCGCACCCTTATGCTCCTGGAGTCTATGATAAGAAGGCCCCACCTGGATATGTGCGGAATGTGTTGGATGATCCAGTAGTTTCTCCTCTCGCACGTGCTAGCTCTTTTGAAGTTAAAACGACGACGGCTTTTAGTGACGATAATCCAAATGCTTGCTATATTATgtga